TGATAAAAATGCGCGGTCAGGGGCCCAAACCCTGGACACCCTGATTAAGAGTCAGGTGCTCTGCCAGCTGAGCTAAAGGTGTATATTAAGTTTTAACAATAAAACTTAATATCATCTATCATAAAGAATTTCTTCCATTCCGCACAAATCAAAAAATACTGTGCGGAAATGAACTCCATCAATTCACTTAATTCCTTCTTTGAAATATTACTTCCATTACTGGCTAAGATGCAGCCGCCTCTCTTAGTCAGCCATACCTTCGTACCATTTGAAACAGGTTTACCTTTCGCAATATGAACATGAATTGGCTCTCCACTCTCATTCGACCAAAAATATACCTTATATCCACATACAGTAAACAAGCTAGGCAATCTGAATCCCTCCATTCGCCGCATACTTATATAATAGATGTGCATTGCTGTGCAAAAGCTGTTCAAACATTGCCACCTCTTGGTCAGAATACCCTTCTTTTGAAATCCACTTATAATCTGGAAGTTCACAACGTGCCGAATCAAAGCCCTCCTCTGTCGGGCGTTCAAAGTGCACTATAACTTTCTGCTTACCATCTTCATCAATAATCTGCGAATGAACGATTTCCGTTTCATCTGCCAATGTCATATATGGATACATCATAATACACCACCTCCATCCTTTTAATATGCTCTGCAGTCTCTGCTCATTTCACTATTATTATACCCTTAATACACAAACAGAACAATCTATAATTATACTATTTATTTCCGTTATAGCATTTACACACGAAAAAAACCACCGTCCCCGGAGTACCAAATCCTCCAAAAACAGTGATTTCCAAATGCGCGATCAGGGGTTCGAACCCTGGACACCCTGATTAAGAGTCAGGTGCTCTGCCAGCTGAGCTAATCGCGCGTTTCCCTATGCTGCCGCAGATGAGCCTGTCACCTGTGACGCAAGGGTTATTATATAATATCGACTGCCAAATTGCAAGCCCTTTTTACAAATTTTTTTCAGCTTTTTTACACAAAATCTATTTCCGGTATCTGTCCCGTCTGTTCCTGACCGGTTGTGATTCCGGCAAAAATATGTCTTGCCATTATCACGATCCCGGCGGTCACAATAAGCGTCGCACCTATGACCACATACGGCATCTGTCCAAGCTTATCAAACAGTACGCCGTACATCGCCTGCCCTGCAGGCTGCGCGCACATGGATACTGCCATTGCCATTGAAATGACTTTTCCGACGAGATGCACCGGAGTGACTTCCTGGACGTAGGCAAGCATCTGCACGCTGAACATGGTGGCTATCATCATGATCATGCCGTAGCAGAGCGTCATTACAATGTAGGCTGCCATTACAGGTACCGGCGCCGCAAGTACCGCTCCCATGGGAAGCAGAACGAAGGAGGCCCACAGAAGAAGCTTCCATGCTTTCTGTATCTTAAGCTTTCCGGCCAATACACCGGTGAGCACGCCTCCGATGAGCCCCCCTGCCGCCCCGAATCCCTGAGCGTATCCATAGAGCTGGCTGGAAAGCCCAAGATAAATCTTAACGATGACCGGGATCCCCACAATAATAAGAGAGGTCAGAAACAGATTGAAAAATGCGATAAGGACCACTACTTTTTTGATCACCGGCTGTTCCTTCCGTATATAGTTCAGACTGCTGCCCATATCCTGCTTCACGGTGCTCCATATGCTGTTTTGCGCGTTCTGCCTCACGTTTGGTATCTTAATGAAGATCTCCATGACCGCGGACAGGAAGAAGCAGACACATCCGGCAGCCACTACAGGGGTCAGGCCCCACACGCCGTACACGATACCGCCGGCCACCGGGCCGAGAAGCCCGGAAAGTGCGTTGATCTGGTTGATGATCGCATTGGCAGTCACAAGATTTTCTTTCTCCTGCAGAAGAGGCATGCTCGCCTGAACAGAAGGCTGGTATACAGCCTGGATGCCGGACAGGACGATCATGACGATAGTGACAAGGATCACTGGTGAGTAAACGTTGACTCCAAGCAGAAATAAAATCGTCAGTAACGCCGTACCAAAATCCAGCGCCACCATGATATTTTTCTTGTTGATCCTATCCGCCAGCAGTCCTCCTACCGGCGACAGCAGTGCCATCGGTATGAAGGAACAAGCCATAGCCGCGCCAAATACAGCGGATGACCCTGTCGCATCGAGCAGATAAAGCGGCAGCGCAAATCTTAAAATACTGTTCCCAAACAGAGAGATGATCTGTCCGATCACGACTAATACAAAGTTTCTGTTCATCAATTTCATTTTTAAATCTCCTTTTCATACATTCATTTGGTATGTATATTGCTAAAATATATGCGGCCCAAATATTTCAGACCGCTTTTCCTCAGTCGAGTACCTTTCTCATATCCCGGACCGCTTCTCTTACTTCCTCATCGATGATCGTAAGGCCCATGCCGTTCAGCACCTTCTCCAGACAGTGAAGCTTATGCTCAAACTTTTCCATATTTCCCGTAAACACAAGTGGGTTGATCCATATATTTGCCAGCAGCATCAGCACCTCTGCCGCCTCTTCCGGGTATTCTACGTTCAGAGACCCGTCTCTGTTGCCCTCCGCAATGTATGCAGCAATGATCGGAGCGAATTCTTCCACAGACTCATGGACTTCCATGGCCAGGAATTTGGGATTCTCCATAATGGTCGGCGCGGACTTCAGAAATCTTCTCTGGTCCGTGCTCTTTACACAATACAGCACGATCTGCTTTATCTTCTCCCGGCCTGACATATTTTCTTCCCCGTCATACATGGAACCAAAGTCTACGCCTGCGTGTATTCTCTCCCCCACAGCCTGAATGATATCTTCCTTTGATTTAAAATGATGATATATCGCGCCTTTGCTCAGATCGCCAAGTTCGTCTACGATATCCTGGATCGTCGTATTTTCATAGCCTTTTTCTAAAAAAAGATTCATCGATACATCCAGTATACGCTGGACCGTCACTTCAGGATACTTATTTCTCGCCATCTTTTCGTACCTCTCTGCAAACACTCATACATTCGTTTGGTATGTATATATTATCACCGCCCTTTTCGTCTGTCAATTACTTTTCATATTTTCTTTGTTTCTTCATATATTAGTATAAGGAGGACAAGTTGCTATGAAAGAACTATATCACAAGGCAGACCTGCCGTACATAACAGCAGTTGTCGTGCTCGGATGCCTGAATCATTTTATTTACGAGTGGACCGGCGAAAGCCCAATATCCGCTCTTTTTTGTCCTGTCAACGAATCTGTATGGGAACACCTTAAGCTGCTGTTTTTCCCCTACCTCTTTGTGATCACTTTTGTCTATTTTTATGAGCACAGGACTTCCCTCTCCCGCTATTTTTGTTCCCGGCTGCTCGCCGCGCTGCTCGGAATGAGCGCCATAATCGTGGTCTTTTATACGTACACGGGAATTGTCGGACGAAGCTTTGTGGTGCTCGACATCCTTATCTTTGTCTTTGCTGTCCTCGTCTCCTTCCGCGCGGCCCCTTTGTTTTACCGGTGCCATTTCTGCAGAGACGCCAGCTCTCTCGTATTTGCAGGCTGGATCTTTGCCGTCATCTGTTTCTTTTTCTTTACGTGCCAGCCGCCTGATCTGCCGCTGTTTTTTCCTCCGGCTTAAAGAAGCCGGCATAAAGTAACCGGTATAAAGAAACATAAATTTTAGTTTTCATATACCAGTCCCGGATGTATAATGTTATTAGCGGTTTTTGCTTTAATACGTTACATGAAAGGAGTAGGGGATATGACAAACGAATGTGTCAAATGTAAGATCGAGCACCACGCTGTGCTTTTTGCATATCTTGCAAAACACGCCATAGAGCTGTGCGGGGAAAAGGGAAAAGAGGCTGTTCTCGACGCAATGACGGCCTACGGCCGGGAGCGGGGAGCCCGGATGGCTGCCAACGCGCTGGCTCACGGAGATGAACTGACCACTATGACAAATCAGGCATATGGAGAATGGAAGCCGGATTATGACGGGCAGATGGAATTCGGGCAGCTTTGTACAGAGCCCACACTGCAGACTTATATTTCCCGCTGTGCCTGGTGTGACGCGTGGAAGAAACACGGGCTTCTCGACTATGGTAAATATTATTGTGTCAATGTAGATAATGCAGTTTACCAGGGGTTCCGCTCAGATTTTGTATGCACGCCTACCACGACCGCTCTGAGCTGGGGCGGTGAACGCTGCGAATTTGACTGGGGACATCCGCTCACAAGTGATGAGGTGAAAGCACTGGCGGAAAAGAAGAAGGCGCTCGGCACTTCCTGTATGAAGGACTTTAACTTCCACACCGCCCATCTGCTGCACACGGTCGGAAATACGCTGAAAGAACAGCTTGGCGCGCAGGGAGAACAGGCTGTTTCTCTTGCCCTGTCGGATTATGTCGGCACGTTTGGGCAGGCGTATCTTGACGTATTGGAAGGAGTGGACGATGAGCAATTCTGATCATATCATCGCAGAATGGATCGCAAATCATGAGGCTTCCATAGCCGCCGCGGCTGACTATATTTTCCTGCATCCGGAAACCGCGTACAAGGAGAAGTTTTCCTCCCGGTGCCTGGCAGACTTTCTGGAGACAGATGGTTTTCAGATCGAGTGGAAGACAGCCGGGATCGAGACTGCATTTACCGCGTCATGGGGATATGGCAGGCCCGTCATCGGCTTCCTGGCCGAGTATGACGCTCTGGCCGAAATCGGCCATGCGTGCGGACATAATCTTCTCGGAACAGGCGCCGCGGCCGCCGCATGCGCACTGAAGGCATATATGGAGGCCGTCGAAATGGAAGGGACGCTCCTCGTGTATGGCTGTCCGGCAGAGGAAATAATGTCCGGCAAGATCATCATGAACAGCCAGGGAGTGTTCGATGACCTGGATGCCGCAGTTACGTGGCATCCTTTTGACAGCAACAGAGTGAGCAACGATATCTGGCAGTCACAGGACATCAAAAACTACATCTTCCGCGGCATGAGCGCCCATGCCTCCCGTTCACCGGAAGAAGGGCGGAGTGCCCTTGACGCGGCCGAACTCATGAATGTAGGCGTCAATTACCTGCGCGAGCATGTCCCGCAGGATGTCCGTATGCATTATGCCTACATAGACAACGGCCTCCCGGCCAATGTCGTCCCCGACTACGCAAAGACAAACTACTTTATCCGCTCCGCGAAACGCGCGCGCACCGAGGACGCGAGCAGACGCGTAGACGACTGCGCCAGAGGCGCGGCCCTCATGACCGGAACGGAAGTGGAGATCGAACTCGTCGGAAGCTGCAAGGAGATGAAGGTCAACCGTGTGCTGGCTGAAATATATTATGACGCCATGACACGCGTTCCTGTCCCAACATACACGGAAGAGGAACTTCAGTTCGCGGCCTCCATCAGCCAGGAGGCAGGTCTCCAGAACCACGGCATATACTTTCAGGGCCTGGAACCGCTGGAACCGGAACCAGTCCCCATTTCCATCGGCACCGACGTATCCGAAGTAAGCCATACCGTCCCGACCATCACACTGAGCGCCGCCGCCATGTGCAAAGGCACACCTTTGCACCACTGGGCCGCCGCCAGACAGGCCGGAATGAGCATCGGAAAGAAAGGGATGCTCTACGCCGCCAGGTGCATGGCGGAAGGGACAAAACAATTGCTTGAGAAACCGGAACACATACAAAACGCCTGGAAATATCACCTGGGGACAGGGTAAAACCTAATTGGGGACGTACCCTTTTTAAATTTCCCCCGTCCCCAACGTCATTTTACCCTGTCCCCAATGGACCAAAGAAAGGAGAAAATCATGATCACTAAGAAAATCGGTATTATCGGCTGCGGCAATATGGGTGGCGCTATCCTCTACGGCGCCTTGAAAAGCGGGGTCCTCCCCAAAGAGAACGCCTATGTATATGACCTCAATCCTGCGATGATGAAGAAGGCGCGGGGATGGGGCGTTAATCTCGCCAAGGATGACGAGGATGTATGTAAGAACAGTGACATCGTTCTGCTGGCGGTGAAGCCGCAGAACGCCGCCGAGGCTCTCGCGCAGTGTAAGGACGCGCTGGACGGCAAGGCAATGATGTCCATCGTCGCAGGTGTGACGGTAGAACGGCTCCGCGCCATGATAAACGGCAGCTTACGCATTCTGCGCATCATGCCCAACACACCGGCCATGGTATTTGAAGGCGCCTTTGCCCTCTGTTCTGACAACGACTTTTCAGAGGAGGAACTGCAGGAAGCGCAGCAGATCTATAGTTCCATCGGCGTCGTGGAGCTTGTGCCGGAGGTTCTCATCGACGCGGTGTGCGGCCTGAGCGGAGGCGGACCGGCCTACGCGGCCATGTTCATAGAAGCTATGGCGGATGGTGGCGTAAAGCAGGGCCTTCCCCGCGCAACTGCCTACCGGCTTGCGGCACAGACCTGTCTCGGCACCGCAAAGATGATCCTGGAAATGGATATCCACCCCGGCCAGTTAAAAGACATGGTCACCTCACCGGGGGGAACAACGATCGAGGGCTGTGAGGCGCTGGAAAAAGGCGGGATGAGAGCCGCGGTCATGGAGTGCATCAACGCAGGTACCGAGAAATCCCGCCGGCTATGATATTGCACCCTTGACCAGGCGCAGAAGCATACATATAAAAGGACATGAAAAAGCAGCGGCCGGCCCCCACGGGCTGCCGCTGCTTCTTTATGCCTATTCTATTGAACCGTTCCGTCCTGCTGGCCTCCATTATCCTGGCCGCTCTGTCCGTCCTGGTTTCCCTGTGTGTCCTGGCCGCTGCCGGGATCCGCATCCTGCGGATCATCTGAACTATCACCGGGCGCCGTATCACCGGCATCCCCCGCATCAGACGCGTCATCTGCAGAATCCTGCGTATCCGCATCATCGGAGGCATTTCCCTTATCGGAATCGTCAGACGCGTCATCTGCATCATCCCCGCCGAAAAGATTCTTGAAGAAATTCACGATCTTATCCCAGAAGCTCTCGCCGTCACCGGAATCCTTTGACTTAAGCGCATCGATCGTGCTGTCGATGACCGCGTTATCCCCGAGAATGCTGTCATTCGTGTTATTTATGATACCGCCGTCACTGTCTCCTCCTGTGAAAAATGACTTAATGGAATTCCACAGGTTGGAGAAGAAACCATCGCTCTTTCCTTCCAGGTTCTCAAGCGTCTTTTTCAGCGCCTTCACGTCATAATCATACTCGGAAATACTCTTCATGAGCGACACGATCTTTGCCTTCTGGTCGCCGTTCAATGTCACATTCAGATCATCCGCCGCATCATTGACAGCTCCTTCGATCTCATCCTCATCTTTGAGTCCGTCTTCTATGACCTCCTGCTTCACCTCGTTCATGAGGTCCGCCGCTTCCTGCTGGCCGATCGACTCTGCCAGCTCTCCTGTCGTGACAAGCTCTTCCGTGGCAGTCGCCTTCTGGTCTTCGCTCAGCTCTTCTCCGCTCGCCTTCTCATATGCCATCATGATCCCTGTAAGCGCTCCGGTTCCGGACACCTCGATCGGAGAGCCGGCCACCACATTACAGTTCTCCACCCCTGAGGTAAGAAGTGTACTTGCGATCATGGAACTCGTCACAAAGGTAAGGTTGGCAACCTTCACCTGGATCCCGCCGCTGCCTGTCGGCTCCACATAAGAACAGCTGTATGTCCTCGTACCGATCTGCGCCTCTGTCGCGATCCCTTCCATATACTTTCTCTCATCTGCATTTGTAACCTCGATCGTGTCGACTTTATCCGCAGAAGTGCCAAAATAGTCATACATGGCTTTCTTTTGCTCCTCTGTCAGATTCGCTCCGAGCGTTACGACCTTGGAACTGTCCGCCTTTGCTGTAAACGGCACACTGACAAAGGTCAGCACCGCCGCCATCATGACCGGTATAATTTTTTTAAATTTTTTCATAATAGTCTGGTGTAACCACCATACCCCCTTTTCATCAATTATTTACATCTTAATAATAACTAAGCTCCCACATAATATAACACATTCCCGGACATTTGCAAAGAAACAGCCCCTTAACTATTTCTGAATATTTTCTGTATTCTCTCGTGGAATACCTCCTCATCGATAATTCCCCGCATCGTCCCCACTATCCTGCCGTTCTTAAAACAGATGAACGTCGGCACGATCTCCGTGTCATACTCTGCCGCCAAAAGTTCAGACTCTTCTATCTCAACCTCGCAGAACTTTATTTTTTTTCTATTTTTATATTTCTTCTCTGCCTCTTCCGCAATTGGTTTCATCATGGCGCATTTACCGCACCAGACCGCATAAAACATTACAACCACCGGAAGACTTTCGTGCATCACTTCCGAATCAAAATTCTTTGCTGTTAAATGTAGCATAAGTTTCAACCTTTCTTAAGCCATCTTTATGTCAGCACTTGGGATTCAATATTCTGCATACCTCATCCAGTGATTTTTTAATACAGGCAAGTTTTTCATTCAGGTTCCTTTTGCGATAAGTGATTTCACACAATTTATGCTTCCATCCTTTCTTTCCGCGTCCCACATGCTCACATCCTGACCATTATTCTTCTTTATATTATATGCAGCTGCCGCCTTATGCTTTCCTGACAGCCCGCAACTTGCAGATAGGATTCCCTGCTGCCGAGAACTTCTCTTCATATTCCGTCATGACATTTCCGCGGTTCATGGCCTCATCGCCGTGCAGGTCAAAGGTGCGCTCTTTTATCTCCCACACATCCGACTCCCTGATCTCCTCCAGGGAAAATTCAAACAGTCCCCTGTTGTCCGTTTTAAACTCCACCACACCGTCACAAGCCAGTATCTTATCATATCTGGACAGATATTCCTTTGATGTCAGCCTCCTTCTGGCATGTCTCGCCTTCGGCCACGGATCCGAGAAGTTCAGATAGATCCCGGACACCTCCCCCTTTGCAAATACATCTGCAATGTCCGCTGCGTCCATACAGATAAACCGGATGTTGGCAGGCGCCTGCGTCTCCCGCTCCATATATTTCTCCACAGCCCGCAGAAGAACACTCGAGTAACGCTCGATCCCGATAAAATTAACGTCCGGATTCTGTTCTGCCATCGTCAGCAGAAACTGCCCCTTCCCCATTCCGATCTCTATAAATACAGGATTTTCATTCCCAAACACCTTGTCCCAGCATCCCCTGTAAAGAGCAGGTTCTTTCATGACCTCTCTGCACGCTTTCAGCACACTTTCCGCCCGGGGTATATTTCTCAATCGCATATGACTGCCTCCTCATTTTTTGCTCTTATCCAGTCTATCCATTTCTTTTAAAAATGTCAATTACCGTTAATTTTTCAATTTGTTTACTTTTACTATGGAAATTTAGAAAAATAAGTGTATTATTAACATATAATACAAATTATACTTATTAGAAGTAAGCAGAAACGGAGGCGTAGTATGGACTCTATTGTGGAGAAATTATCAGACATTGAGACGACTGCTGAAGCAATCGTAGACCATGCAGAAGCTCAGAAATTTGAGATCGAACAGCAGATACAGGCCCGGCGCGACAAGTTTGATGAAGACCTGGAAGCCGATACACAGAAGAAGCTGGAGCGCATCCGCGCCGAGGCTTCCGAGAAAGTCGACCGGATACTGGAGACACAGAGACAGAAAAACAGGTCGACCATCGAAGCTTTAGAGAAAGAATATAAGGAAAACCATACTGCGTATGCACAGGAAATCCTAAAACGTATAACTGAGGTGTAGAACATGGGCAATCTTATGGCATACAGCGGAATTGTAACAAAAGTACGGGCCATGCAGGCAAAGCTCCTCACAAGACAGGATTTTGAGAATATCGCCTCTCTCAGGAGCGTTCCGGAGATTATTTCTTATCTGAAAGAAAAGCCCGCCTACGCAGATTTGATGAACCAGATGGATGTATCTCTGTACCACCGGCGGCACGTGGAGAAGATTCTCTATCAGTCCCTCTATGATGACTATACGAGAATCTTTCGTTTTGCAGGGCTGGAACAGAAGAAGTTCCTGAAGCTTTATCTGAAAAGGTACGAAGTGGATCTGATCAATTACTGTTTCCGGATCGTATTTAACCACTACGATAAACCATTTGACCTGGATTATAAGAAAGAATTTTTTGATAAATATTCACAGATCTCCATCGAAAAGCTCATCACGTCGCGCAGCATCGGCGAGCTCGTGGATAATCTGCAGTCAACAGAGTACTACGCGCCGCTTCGGAAGCTGCGGGATTCAAACGCCGCCACTTTGTTTGACTATGATCTGGCACTGGAACTGTACTACTTTTCTACTGTATGGAAAAAACGAAAACAGATACTGACAAACAAAAAGGAACTGGAGATATATACAAGAGACTGCGGTACTAACATGGATCTGCTCAACATACAGTGGATATACCGTGCGAAAAAGTATTACCACATGCTTCCGCCCGACATATATTCGCTGACGATCCCGAATCACTACCGCCTTCGTATCGATGAGTTCAAAGCGCTGGTGGAGGCACCTACCCTGGAAGAATTTGAGCATCTGCTGGAAGGCACTTATTATGCCAGGAAATATCATATCGACAACAGCAAGACGATGGAACAGCTGTATAAGGAATGCCTCATGCATCTGTATCTGTCGGACCGGCGCGGCAATCCGTATTCGATTGCGACTATCACCACATATCTGTTCCTGAAGGAAGAAGAGATATATAAACTGACGACTGCCCTTGAATGCATCCGCTACGGCCTATCATCAAGAGAGACGTTAGGATACCTGGGAGGTGTAATTCAATGATTGTAAAGATGAAGTTTTTGAGCATCAGCGGACCGCGGACCGACATTGACCGCGTCTGTGATGTCTACCTTTCAAAATATGAGATGCAGCTTGAGAATGCAGTCACAGAACTTAAGACGACCGACAATCTCCTGCCGTTTGTGGAGATGAACCCTTACAAAGAACCACTCGCCAAAGCAGAAGAATTTACTTCAAAGCTTTCGGCGGCAGGGACTCCTGCCGATACGGCGTTGTCCACAGATGAGATCATCGCCTTGATCCGTGAGGTAAACCATGACTATCTTGAGCTGCAGGAGAAAAAAGAGCTGCTCAAAAAAAATAAAGATGAACTGCTGGAAAAGCTGCATGTATTAGAACCGTTCCGGCCCCTTGATTTCGACTTGCACAAGGTTCTCCATTATCGGTATATGCAGCTTCGTTTTGGGCGGATCGGGATCGATTATTACCGGAAGCTGGAAAAATACCTGTTTGAGGATCTCAACGCCATTTTTCTGGAAGGCACGCGGGATGAGAATTTCGTGTACGGCTGTTACTTTGTTGCAAATACAGAGGCCAGCAAGGTGGATTCCGTATTCAACTCCCTGCACTTTGAACGCATCACCATATCGGACGAATATATCGGCTCTCCCGCCGTGGCATATGAGAGCCTGGAGCAGGACATTTCCGATCTGGATGAGCGCATTGACGAAATAGACAAAAATATCCAGGAACTGCTCGACGATAAGGCAGGCAAACTGCTCGGAGCCCGCAAGCGTCTGGAGGAACTGTCCAACAATTTTGACGTCCGCAAAATGGCCGCCCGCGTAGATGACAACAAGGAAGATTACTACATTCTCTGCGGGTGGATGGGTGAAGATGATGTGGCGGCCTTTCTGAAGGAATCAGAAAATGACGACAAGGTGTTCGTCGTTGTGGAAGAAGACCGCGAGAAATTCTTCGGCGAACCTCCCACAAAGCTTAAGAATCCCAAATTCTTCAAGCCTTTTGAGATGTTTATCCGCATGTACGGCCTTCCCTCCTCCAACGAGATGGATCCTACCGTATTCGTGGCGCTGACCTATACGTTCATCTTCGGCGCCATGTTCGGAGATGTCGGACAGGGATTGAGCCTGTTCGTGATAGGCGGACTTCTCTACAAACTGAAAAATATGAACCTTGCCGGTATCATATCCGTCGCGGGCCTTTTCTCGGCTTTCTTCGGATTTATGTTCGGCAGTGTATTCGGTTTTGAGGACATTATACAGGCCCACTGGCTTCGGCCGATGGAAGCCATGACGAACCTTCCGTTCATCGGACAGCTCAACACCGTATTTATCGTGGCGATCGCCTTTGGTATGGGACTGAATATCCTCTCCATGATATTTCATATAATCAATGCCATCCGGGCACATGATACGGAAAATATCTGGTTTTCCACGAACGGTATCGCGGGACTTGTTTTTTACGGATTTATCGTGTTCACAATTGTACTTTTTATGACGGGACATCAGGTTCCCGGAAATATACTGATGGTCATATTCCTCGGAATACCTGTTCTCGTATTCGTATTTAAAGAACCGCTCACCAACCTGGCGGAGCGCAACCACAAGAAGCTGGAGACAGGCAAAGGAATGTTCCTCGTACAGGGATTCTTTGAATTATTTGAGACGCTTTTGAGCTATTTCTCCAACACGCTTTCTTTCGTCCGTATCGGGGCATTTGCGGTGAGCCATGCCGCTATCATGGAAGTTGTGCTGATGCTCTCGGGCGCGCAGGAAGGCTCTCCAAACTGGGTCGTCGTCGTGATCGGCAACCTGGTCGTATGCGCTCTGGAAGGACTGATCGTAGGTATCCAGGTGCTCCGTCTCGAATATTATGAAATGTTCAGCCGTTTTTATAAAGGCAGCGGCCGCGAGTTTAAACCGTTCAATAATCATAAAAAACAAGATAAAAATTAATCCATATCCAAGGAGGAGAAAATCATGTCATTAACAGTAAAATTATTATTAGTCGCAGCACTGGTGCTCAGCATTATCATTCCTTTCGGTTACTACCTGATCGGGGAAAAGAACAAAAAACGCTATAAAAGAGCAGTCGGTACCAACGCCTTCTTCTATTTTGGCACATTTGTCATCGCATCGATCATGATGTTCGGCGGCAATACAGCTGTCGCCGCAGATACCGCTGCCGCTGCCTCTTCTAACGCCACAGGGTTCGGTTACCTTGCCGCCGCACTATCAACCGGTTTGTCATGTGTGGGCGGCGGTATCGCCGTAGCAAGTGCGGCAAGCGCCGCGCTCGGCGCGATCAGCGAAGATTCAAGTGCACTCGGAAAGTCACTCATCTTCGTAGGTCTTGCGGAAGGTGTCTGCCTGTACGGGCTCATCATCTCCTTCATGATCTTAGGTAAACTGTAAGATGAAGATGTATTTGATCAGTGATAATATCGATACCCTGACAGGAATGCGGCTTGCCGGCGTGGACGGAGTCGTCGTGCACGAAAGGAACGAGCTTAGAGAAGCCATCGAAAACGCCATGAACGACAAGACTGTCGGCATCATCCTGCTGACCGAAAAGTTCGGCCGGGAGTTCCCGGATCTGATCGATGAGATCAAGCTGGAGCGTACAATGCCGCTGCTCATAGAGATTCCTGACAGACACGGAACCGGACGTAAAAAAGATTTTATCACATCTTATGTAAATGAAGCAATTGGCTTGAAATTATAAAAAGAAGGTGACCCGCGTGACGTTAGAAGAAAAAATATCACATTTACAGTCTGCTGCCATGGAAGAGGCCAGGGCGCAGGGTAATGCAATTATAAAGCAGCATGAAGAGGCGCTTCTAAGCGTCTTTGAGCAGCACCGTTCAGAAGCTGTCCGGCAGTCCGAGACAAGGCTTAAGGCAGAGGCTACCAATGCAAGGCAGCAGCTGAATATGGCCGCTTCCAAAGCTCAGCTGGAATTGAAACGAGAGCTGAGCCAGACACAGAAAGAGCTTAAAAACCAGCTTTTCGACGAAGTCCAGACACTGATATACGACTTCATGAAAACTGATGATTACAAACGGCTTCTTATCGCATATATCGAGAGCGCCGCCAAATTCGCAAACGGCG
This is a stretch of genomic DNA from [Clostridium] hylemonae DSM 15053. It encodes these proteins:
- a CDS encoding MFS transporter, encoding MKLMNRNFVLVVIGQIISLFGNSILRFALPLYLLDATGSSAVFGAAMACSFIPMALLSPVGGLLADRINKKNIMVALDFGTALLTILFLLGVNVYSPVILVTIVMIVLSGIQAVYQPSVQASMPLLQEKENLVTANAIINQINALSGLLGPVAGGIVYGVWGLTPVVAAGCVCFFLSAVMEIFIKIPNVRQNAQNSIWSTVKQDMGSSLNYIRKEQPVIKKVVVLIAFFNLFLTSLIIVGIPVIVKIYLGLSSQLYGYAQGFGAAGGLIGGVLTGVLAGKLKIQKAWKLLLWASFVLLPMGAVLAAPVPVMAAYIVMTLCYGMIMMIATMFSVQMLAYVQEVTPVHLVGKVISMAMAVSMCAQPAGQAMYGVLFDKLGQMPYVVIGATLIVTAGIVIMARHIFAGITTGQEQTGQIPEIDFV
- a CDS encoding DUF6512 family protein → MKELYHKADLPYITAVVVLGCLNHFIYEWTGESPISALFCPVNESVWEHLKLLFFPYLFVITFVYFYEHRTSLSRYFCSRLLAALLGMSAIIVVFYTYTGIVGRSFVVLDILIFVFAVLVSFRAAPLFYRCHFCRDASSLVFAGWIFAVICFFFFTCQPPDLPLFFPPA
- a CDS encoding amidohydrolase; the encoded protein is MSNSDHIIAEWIANHEASIAAAADYIFLHPETAYKEKFSSRCLADFLETDGFQIEWKTAGIETAFTASWGYGRPVIGFLAEYDALAEIGHACGHNLLGTGAAAAACALKAYMEAVEMEGTLLVYGCPAEEIMSGKIIMNSQGVFDDLDAAVTWHPFDSNRVSNDIWQSQDIKNYIFRGMSAHASRSPEEGRSALDAAELMNVGVNYLREHVPQDVRMHYAYIDNGLPANVVPDYAKTNYFIRSAKRARTEDASRRVDDCARGAALMTGTEVEIELVGSCKEMKVNRVLAEIYYDAMTRVPVPTYTEEELQFAASISQEAGLQNHGIYFQGLEPLEPEPVPISIGTDVSEVSHTVPTITLSAAAMCKGTPLHHWAAARQAGMSIGKKGMLYAARCMAEGTKQLLEKPEHIQNAWKYHLGTG
- a CDS encoding DUF4160 domain-containing protein codes for the protein MHIYYISMRRMEGFRLPSLFTVCGYKVYFWSNESGEPIHVHIAKGKPVSNGTKVWLTKRGGCILASNGSNISKKELSELMEFISAQYFLICAEWKKFFMIDDIKFYC
- a CDS encoding TetR/AcrR family transcriptional regulator: MARNKYPEVTVQRILDVSMNLFLEKGYENTTIQDIVDELGDLSKGAIYHHFKSKEDIIQAVGERIHAGVDFGSMYDGEENMSGREKIKQIVLYCVKSTDQRRFLKSAPTIMENPKFLAMEVHESVEEFAPIIAAYIAEGNRDGSLNVEYPEEAAEVLMLLANIWINPLVFTGNMEKFEHKLHCLEKVLNGMGLTIIDEEVREAVRDMRKVLD
- a CDS encoding L-2-amino-thiazoline-4-carboxylic acid hydrolase, which produces MTNECVKCKIEHHAVLFAYLAKHAIELCGEKGKEAVLDAMTAYGRERGARMAANALAHGDELTTMTNQAYGEWKPDYDGQMEFGQLCTEPTLQTYISRCAWCDAWKKHGLLDYGKYYCVNVDNAVYQGFRSDFVCTPTTTALSWGGERCEFDWGHPLTSDEVKALAEKKKALGTSCMKDFNFHTAHLLHTVGNTLKEQLGAQGEQAVSLALSDYVGTFGQAYLDVLEGVDDEQF
- the proC gene encoding pyrroline-5-carboxylate reductase gives rise to the protein MITKKIGIIGCGNMGGAILYGALKSGVLPKENAYVYDLNPAMMKKARGWGVNLAKDDEDVCKNSDIVLLAVKPQNAAEALAQCKDALDGKAMMSIVAGVTVERLRAMINGSLRILRIMPNTPAMVFEGAFALCSDNDFSEEELQEAQQIYSSIGVVELVPEVLIDAVCGLSGGGPAYAAMFIEAMADGGVKQGLPRATAYRLAAQTCLGTAKMILEMDIHPGQLKDMVTSPGGTTIEGCEALEKGGMRAAVMECINAGTEKSRRL